A window from Cydia pomonella isolate Wapato2018A chromosome 8, ilCydPomo1, whole genome shotgun sequence encodes these proteins:
- the LOC133520882 gene encoding zinc finger protein 1 isoform X2, with product MKVQSPLMGVGGLYECLAAGWLADMRSKQVPTSTTSARRLAALIRPLAGESKPPDEEEDRGSPLGPGGPFSCSQCRGAYPTREQLERHETLHSPNTQVDTVKYACKICHKSFANVYRLQRHMISHDESANLRKFKCNDCDKAFKFKHHLKEHLRIHSGEKPFECANCGKKFSHSGSYSSHMTSKKCLVMNLKMGRIKPNNPALNPDRSPSRKRANAMASQLNNNIAPNGSSFLPILPKYNEAAFFANMSQDNGFHRSPLGRMPFYMPPGMPMSPANGIAPYSFPAQLTQLFEQLASSQYHQRKIENPMSPKRSPHPTDPEDMIEEVTEEDDKRSEGSAELVMDIEDEEAVSIKKEREERECDLRSPIRNLDTVPLNNNGPEADNNQSFNTILESVSASVTKHFFRANMEKMSPMSGSICPSIESPPTPHVIIKDEPDDLHKCLKCNAIFRNKSDLLDHEKAYCGNLLTFRKHEGLAAQVEETVALNRLEAEMRASIQSGVSASEDEDFTREGRDEKNSTHDDVRKIRVRTNLTDEQQAILKQHYAINPQPKREEFKKIAQEIGLHNRVVQVWFQNNRARVRRMTQTVAVYDQPLDLSTKRSASVTSSPSPSPCSISVTHSDSEEAVNLSQKSSRSTTPHRNNYLNTYPHSNCSSSSFTDFRLSPSPGELGAQKRPLAQKLNPTIPMDKLLQYNDMANTRSPILNMHMDGRAPGLSPSYERPLWGEEMLTHNDYDDEGPVLKKNKLKMEFKEGEGQFVCDQCDKTFVKQSSLARHKYEHSGQRPYKCVECPKAFKHKHHLTEHKRLHTGEKPFQCCKCLKKFSHSGSYSQHMNHRFAICKPYRD from the exons TCCGCCCTCTCGCGGGCGAGAGCAAGCCCCCGGACGAGGAGGAGGACCGCGGCTCCCCGCTGGGCCCGGGCGGCCCGTTCTCCTGCAGCCAGTGCCGCGGCGCCTACCCCACGAGAGAGCAGCTCGAGCGCCACGAGACCCTGCACTCGCCCAACACTCAGGTGGATACTGTCAAATAT GCCTGCAAGATCTGCCACAAAAGCTTCGCAAATGTATACCGACTGCAGCGGCATATGATAAGCCACGATGAGAGCGCGAACCTTCGCAAATTCAAATGCAACGACTGCGACAAAGCCTTTAAGTTTAAGCACCATTTGAAAGAGCACCTCCGCATACATTCCGGAGAGAAGCCATTTGAATGTGCCAACTGCGGAAAGAAATTCTCGCATTCCGGCTCTTACTCTTCGCACATGACTTCTAAGAAGTGTTTGGTTATGAATCTCAAGATGGGCCGCATCAAGCCTAATAACCCTGCACTTAACCCAGACCGGAGCCCTTCACGCAAGCGCGCCAACGCAATGGCTAgccaattaaataataacatcgCCCCTAATGGAAGCTCCTTCTTACCAATCCTTCCTAAATACAACGAGGCAGCGTTCTTCGCCAACATGTCACAAGACAACGGCTTCCATCGCTCGCCGCTCGGCAGAATGCCTTTCTACATGCCTCCCGGTATGCCTATGAGCCCAGCGAATGGCATCGCCCCTTACAGCTTCCCGGCGCAACTTACCCAGTTATTTGAGCAACTCGCTTCATCACAATACCACCAAAGGAAAATAGAAAATCCTATGAGCCCAAAACGGAGCCCCCATCCAACGGATCCTGAGGACATGATCGAAGAAGTGACTGAAGAAGACGACAAGCGCTCGGAGGGAAGCGCTGAACTAGTTATGGACATCGAAGATGAAGAGGCAGTCTCTATTAAAAAAGAACGTGAGGAACGAGAATGTGACCTGAGATCACCTATTCGTAACTTAGATACCGTCcccttaaataataatggccCTGAAGCCGACAACAATCAATCTTTCAACACGATATTAGAATCCGTTAGCGCATCAGTAACTAAACATTTCTTCCGAGCTAATATGGAAAAGATGTCTCCTATGTCGGGCAGCATTTGCCCGAGCATAGAGTCGCCGCCGACCCCGCACGTCATCATTAAAGACGAGCCCGACGATTTACACAAATGCTTAAAATGCAACgctattttcagaaataaaagCGATTTATTAGACCATGAGAAGGCGTATTGTGGAAATTTATTAACTTTTAGAAAGCACGAGGGCTTGGCGGCACAGGTTGAAGAAACGGTAGCGCTTAATAGACTAGAAGCCGAAATGCGGGCATCCATCCAAAGCGGAGTCAGTGCCAGCGAGGACGAGGATTTCACAAGGGAAGGTCGCGACGAGAAAAACTCCACTCATGATGACGTTCGGAAAATCAGAGTTCGAACCAACTTAACCGACGAGCAGCAGGCTATTCTAAAACAACACTACGCTATTAACCCTCAACCAAAACGCGAGGAATTCAAAAAGATCGCTCAGGAAATCGGTCTTCATAATAGAGTAGTGCAAGTTTGGTTCCAAAATAACAGGGCGAGGGTCCGAAGAATGACACAGACCGTAGCAGTGTACGACCAGCCTTTAGACCTGTCGACCAAAAGGAGCGCGTCGGTGACGTCGAGTCCGTCACCGTCGCCCTGCAGCATTTCCGTCACACATTCCGACTCCGAGGAAGCGGTCAACCTGAGCCAGAAATCCTCGCGTAGCACCACGCCCCACCGCAACAACTACTTGAACACATACCCACATTCCAATTGTTCTTCATCGTCCTTCACCGACTTTCGCCTATCGCCGTCGCCGGGGGAGTTAGGAGCCCAGAAACGGCCTTTAGCTCAGAAACTGAACCCTACAATACCGATGGACAAGCTGTTACAATACAACGACATGGCGAATACCCGGTCGCCAATTCTTAATATGCACATGGACGGGCGCGCACCTGGGCTAAGTCCGTCGTACGAACGACCGCTGTGGGGGGAGGAGATGCTCACGCATAATGACTATGACGACGAAGGGCCGGTACTTAAGAAGAATAAGCTGAAGATGGAGTTTAAGGAGGGCGAGGGCCAGTTTGTATGCGACCAGTGCGACAAGACCTTCGTTAAACAGAGCTCGCTCGCGCGGCACAAGTACGAACACTCAG GCCAGCGACCGTACAAATGCGTGGAGTGCCCTAAAGCCTTCAAACACAAGCACCACCTGACGGAACACAAGCGGCTGCACACTGGCGAGAAGCCGTTCCAGTGCTGCAAGTGCCTCAAGAAGTTCTCGCACTCCGGCTCCTACTCCCAGCACATGAACCACCGCTTCGCCATCTGCAAACCTTACCGGGACTAG
- the LOC133520882 gene encoding zinc finger protein 1 isoform X5, which translates to MMAYYRYTANEQYRYSAYSIYDALVRPLAGESKPPDEEEDRGSPLGPGGPFSCSQCRGAYPTREQLERHETLHSPNTQVDTVKYACKICHKSFANVYRLQRHMISHDESANLRKFKCNDCDKAFKFKHHLKEHLRIHSGEKPFECANCGKKFSHSGSYSSHMTSKKCLVMNLKMGRIKPNNPALNPDRSPSRKRANAMASQLNNNIAPNGSSFLPILPKYNEAAFFANMSQDNGFHRSPLGRMPFYMPPGMPMSPANGIAPYSFPAQLTQLFEQLASSQYHQRKIENPMSPKRSPHPTDPEDMIEEVTEEDDKRSEGSAELVMDIEDEEAVSIKKEREERECDLRSPIRNLDTVPLNNNGPEADNNQSFNTILESVSASVTKHFFRANMEKMSPMSGSICPSIESPPTPHVIIKDEPDDLHKCLKCNAIFRNKSDLLDHEKAYCGNLLTFRKHEGLAAQVEETVALNRLEAEMRASIQSGVSASEDEDFTREGRDEKNSTHDDVRKIRVRTNLTDEQQAILKQHYAINPQPKREEFKKIAQEIGLHNRVVQVWFQNNRARVRRMTQTVAVYDQPLDLSTKRSASVTSSPSPSPCSISVTHSDSEEAVNLSQKSSRSTTPHRNNYLNTYPHSNCSSSSFTDFRLSPSPGELGAQKRPLAQKLNPTIPMDKLLQYNDMANTRSPILNMHMDGRAPGLSPSYERPLWGEEMLTHNDYDDEGPVLKKNKLKMEFKEGEGQFVCDQCDKTFVKQSSLARHKYEHSGQRPYKCVECPKAFKHKHHLTEHKRLHTGEKPFQCCKCLKKFSHSGSYSQHMNHRFAICKPYRD; encoded by the exons TCCGCCCTCTCGCGGGCGAGAGCAAGCCCCCGGACGAGGAGGAGGACCGCGGCTCCCCGCTGGGCCCGGGCGGCCCGTTCTCCTGCAGCCAGTGCCGCGGCGCCTACCCCACGAGAGAGCAGCTCGAGCGCCACGAGACCCTGCACTCGCCCAACACTCAGGTGGATACTGTCAAATAT GCCTGCAAGATCTGCCACAAAAGCTTCGCAAATGTATACCGACTGCAGCGGCATATGATAAGCCACGATGAGAGCGCGAACCTTCGCAAATTCAAATGCAACGACTGCGACAAAGCCTTTAAGTTTAAGCACCATTTGAAAGAGCACCTCCGCATACATTCCGGAGAGAAGCCATTTGAATGTGCCAACTGCGGAAAGAAATTCTCGCATTCCGGCTCTTACTCTTCGCACATGACTTCTAAGAAGTGTTTGGTTATGAATCTCAAGATGGGCCGCATCAAGCCTAATAACCCTGCACTTAACCCAGACCGGAGCCCTTCACGCAAGCGCGCCAACGCAATGGCTAgccaattaaataataacatcgCCCCTAATGGAAGCTCCTTCTTACCAATCCTTCCTAAATACAACGAGGCAGCGTTCTTCGCCAACATGTCACAAGACAACGGCTTCCATCGCTCGCCGCTCGGCAGAATGCCTTTCTACATGCCTCCCGGTATGCCTATGAGCCCAGCGAATGGCATCGCCCCTTACAGCTTCCCGGCGCAACTTACCCAGTTATTTGAGCAACTCGCTTCATCACAATACCACCAAAGGAAAATAGAAAATCCTATGAGCCCAAAACGGAGCCCCCATCCAACGGATCCTGAGGACATGATCGAAGAAGTGACTGAAGAAGACGACAAGCGCTCGGAGGGAAGCGCTGAACTAGTTATGGACATCGAAGATGAAGAGGCAGTCTCTATTAAAAAAGAACGTGAGGAACGAGAATGTGACCTGAGATCACCTATTCGTAACTTAGATACCGTCcccttaaataataatggccCTGAAGCCGACAACAATCAATCTTTCAACACGATATTAGAATCCGTTAGCGCATCAGTAACTAAACATTTCTTCCGAGCTAATATGGAAAAGATGTCTCCTATGTCGGGCAGCATTTGCCCGAGCATAGAGTCGCCGCCGACCCCGCACGTCATCATTAAAGACGAGCCCGACGATTTACACAAATGCTTAAAATGCAACgctattttcagaaataaaagCGATTTATTAGACCATGAGAAGGCGTATTGTGGAAATTTATTAACTTTTAGAAAGCACGAGGGCTTGGCGGCACAGGTTGAAGAAACGGTAGCGCTTAATAGACTAGAAGCCGAAATGCGGGCATCCATCCAAAGCGGAGTCAGTGCCAGCGAGGACGAGGATTTCACAAGGGAAGGTCGCGACGAGAAAAACTCCACTCATGATGACGTTCGGAAAATCAGAGTTCGAACCAACTTAACCGACGAGCAGCAGGCTATTCTAAAACAACACTACGCTATTAACCCTCAACCAAAACGCGAGGAATTCAAAAAGATCGCTCAGGAAATCGGTCTTCATAATAGAGTAGTGCAAGTTTGGTTCCAAAATAACAGGGCGAGGGTCCGAAGAATGACACAGACCGTAGCAGTGTACGACCAGCCTTTAGACCTGTCGACCAAAAGGAGCGCGTCGGTGACGTCGAGTCCGTCACCGTCGCCCTGCAGCATTTCCGTCACACATTCCGACTCCGAGGAAGCGGTCAACCTGAGCCAGAAATCCTCGCGTAGCACCACGCCCCACCGCAACAACTACTTGAACACATACCCACATTCCAATTGTTCTTCATCGTCCTTCACCGACTTTCGCCTATCGCCGTCGCCGGGGGAGTTAGGAGCCCAGAAACGGCCTTTAGCTCAGAAACTGAACCCTACAATACCGATGGACAAGCTGTTACAATACAACGACATGGCGAATACCCGGTCGCCAATTCTTAATATGCACATGGACGGGCGCGCACCTGGGCTAAGTCCGTCGTACGAACGACCGCTGTGGGGGGAGGAGATGCTCACGCATAATGACTATGACGACGAAGGGCCGGTACTTAAGAAGAATAAGCTGAAGATGGAGTTTAAGGAGGGCGAGGGCCAGTTTGTATGCGACCAGTGCGACAAGACCTTCGTTAAACAGAGCTCGCTCGCGCGGCACAAGTACGAACACTCAG GCCAGCGACCGTACAAATGCGTGGAGTGCCCTAAAGCCTTCAAACACAAGCACCACCTGACGGAACACAAGCGGCTGCACACTGGCGAGAAGCCGTTCCAGTGCTGCAAGTGCCTCAAGAAGTTCTCGCACTCCGGCTCCTACTCCCAGCACATGAACCACCGCTTCGCCATCTGCAAACCTTACCGGGACTAG
- the LOC133520882 gene encoding zinc finger protein 1 isoform X1 — protein sequence MTADPSAFNAPRDSQRHLVTESRTKSATAAPLAPARAPAYRPRTEVRPLAGESKPPDEEEDRGSPLGPGGPFSCSQCRGAYPTREQLERHETLHSPNTQVDTVKYACKICHKSFANVYRLQRHMISHDESANLRKFKCNDCDKAFKFKHHLKEHLRIHSGEKPFECANCGKKFSHSGSYSSHMTSKKCLVMNLKMGRIKPNNPALNPDRSPSRKRANAMASQLNNNIAPNGSSFLPILPKYNEAAFFANMSQDNGFHRSPLGRMPFYMPPGMPMSPANGIAPYSFPAQLTQLFEQLASSQYHQRKIENPMSPKRSPHPTDPEDMIEEVTEEDDKRSEGSAELVMDIEDEEAVSIKKEREERECDLRSPIRNLDTVPLNNNGPEADNNQSFNTILESVSASVTKHFFRANMEKMSPMSGSICPSIESPPTPHVIIKDEPDDLHKCLKCNAIFRNKSDLLDHEKAYCGNLLTFRKHEGLAAQVEETVALNRLEAEMRASIQSGVSASEDEDFTREGRDEKNSTHDDVRKIRVRTNLTDEQQAILKQHYAINPQPKREEFKKIAQEIGLHNRVVQVWFQNNRARVRRMTQTVAVYDQPLDLSTKRSASVTSSPSPSPCSISVTHSDSEEAVNLSQKSSRSTTPHRNNYLNTYPHSNCSSSSFTDFRLSPSPGELGAQKRPLAQKLNPTIPMDKLLQYNDMANTRSPILNMHMDGRAPGLSPSYERPLWGEEMLTHNDYDDEGPVLKKNKLKMEFKEGEGQFVCDQCDKTFVKQSSLARHKYEHSGQRPYKCVECPKAFKHKHHLTEHKRLHTGEKPFQCCKCLKKFSHSGSYSQHMNHRFAICKPYRD from the exons TCCGCCCTCTCGCGGGCGAGAGCAAGCCCCCGGACGAGGAGGAGGACCGCGGCTCCCCGCTGGGCCCGGGCGGCCCGTTCTCCTGCAGCCAGTGCCGCGGCGCCTACCCCACGAGAGAGCAGCTCGAGCGCCACGAGACCCTGCACTCGCCCAACACTCAGGTGGATACTGTCAAATAT GCCTGCAAGATCTGCCACAAAAGCTTCGCAAATGTATACCGACTGCAGCGGCATATGATAAGCCACGATGAGAGCGCGAACCTTCGCAAATTCAAATGCAACGACTGCGACAAAGCCTTTAAGTTTAAGCACCATTTGAAAGAGCACCTCCGCATACATTCCGGAGAGAAGCCATTTGAATGTGCCAACTGCGGAAAGAAATTCTCGCATTCCGGCTCTTACTCTTCGCACATGACTTCTAAGAAGTGTTTGGTTATGAATCTCAAGATGGGCCGCATCAAGCCTAATAACCCTGCACTTAACCCAGACCGGAGCCCTTCACGCAAGCGCGCCAACGCAATGGCTAgccaattaaataataacatcgCCCCTAATGGAAGCTCCTTCTTACCAATCCTTCCTAAATACAACGAGGCAGCGTTCTTCGCCAACATGTCACAAGACAACGGCTTCCATCGCTCGCCGCTCGGCAGAATGCCTTTCTACATGCCTCCCGGTATGCCTATGAGCCCAGCGAATGGCATCGCCCCTTACAGCTTCCCGGCGCAACTTACCCAGTTATTTGAGCAACTCGCTTCATCACAATACCACCAAAGGAAAATAGAAAATCCTATGAGCCCAAAACGGAGCCCCCATCCAACGGATCCTGAGGACATGATCGAAGAAGTGACTGAAGAAGACGACAAGCGCTCGGAGGGAAGCGCTGAACTAGTTATGGACATCGAAGATGAAGAGGCAGTCTCTATTAAAAAAGAACGTGAGGAACGAGAATGTGACCTGAGATCACCTATTCGTAACTTAGATACCGTCcccttaaataataatggccCTGAAGCCGACAACAATCAATCTTTCAACACGATATTAGAATCCGTTAGCGCATCAGTAACTAAACATTTCTTCCGAGCTAATATGGAAAAGATGTCTCCTATGTCGGGCAGCATTTGCCCGAGCATAGAGTCGCCGCCGACCCCGCACGTCATCATTAAAGACGAGCCCGACGATTTACACAAATGCTTAAAATGCAACgctattttcagaaataaaagCGATTTATTAGACCATGAGAAGGCGTATTGTGGAAATTTATTAACTTTTAGAAAGCACGAGGGCTTGGCGGCACAGGTTGAAGAAACGGTAGCGCTTAATAGACTAGAAGCCGAAATGCGGGCATCCATCCAAAGCGGAGTCAGTGCCAGCGAGGACGAGGATTTCACAAGGGAAGGTCGCGACGAGAAAAACTCCACTCATGATGACGTTCGGAAAATCAGAGTTCGAACCAACTTAACCGACGAGCAGCAGGCTATTCTAAAACAACACTACGCTATTAACCCTCAACCAAAACGCGAGGAATTCAAAAAGATCGCTCAGGAAATCGGTCTTCATAATAGAGTAGTGCAAGTTTGGTTCCAAAATAACAGGGCGAGGGTCCGAAGAATGACACAGACCGTAGCAGTGTACGACCAGCCTTTAGACCTGTCGACCAAAAGGAGCGCGTCGGTGACGTCGAGTCCGTCACCGTCGCCCTGCAGCATTTCCGTCACACATTCCGACTCCGAGGAAGCGGTCAACCTGAGCCAGAAATCCTCGCGTAGCACCACGCCCCACCGCAACAACTACTTGAACACATACCCACATTCCAATTGTTCTTCATCGTCCTTCACCGACTTTCGCCTATCGCCGTCGCCGGGGGAGTTAGGAGCCCAGAAACGGCCTTTAGCTCAGAAACTGAACCCTACAATACCGATGGACAAGCTGTTACAATACAACGACATGGCGAATACCCGGTCGCCAATTCTTAATATGCACATGGACGGGCGCGCACCTGGGCTAAGTCCGTCGTACGAACGACCGCTGTGGGGGGAGGAGATGCTCACGCATAATGACTATGACGACGAAGGGCCGGTACTTAAGAAGAATAAGCTGAAGATGGAGTTTAAGGAGGGCGAGGGCCAGTTTGTATGCGACCAGTGCGACAAGACCTTCGTTAAACAGAGCTCGCTCGCGCGGCACAAGTACGAACACTCAG GCCAGCGACCGTACAAATGCGTGGAGTGCCCTAAAGCCTTCAAACACAAGCACCACCTGACGGAACACAAGCGGCTGCACACTGGCGAGAAGCCGTTCCAGTGCTGCAAGTGCCTCAAGAAGTTCTCGCACTCCGGCTCCTACTCCCAGCACATGAACCACCGCTTCGCCATCTGCAAACCTTACCGGGACTAG
- the LOC133520882 gene encoding zinc finger protein 1 isoform X3 produces MTADPSAFNAPRDSQRHLVTESRTKSATAAPLAPARAPAYRPRTEVRPLAGESKPPDEEEDRGSPLGPGGPFSCSQCRGAYPTREQLERHETLHSPNTQACKICHKSFANVYRLQRHMISHDESANLRKFKCNDCDKAFKFKHHLKEHLRIHSGEKPFECANCGKKFSHSGSYSSHMTSKKCLVMNLKMGRIKPNNPALNPDRSPSRKRANAMASQLNNNIAPNGSSFLPILPKYNEAAFFANMSQDNGFHRSPLGRMPFYMPPGMPMSPANGIAPYSFPAQLTQLFEQLASSQYHQRKIENPMSPKRSPHPTDPEDMIEEVTEEDDKRSEGSAELVMDIEDEEAVSIKKEREERECDLRSPIRNLDTVPLNNNGPEADNNQSFNTILESVSASVTKHFFRANMEKMSPMSGSICPSIESPPTPHVIIKDEPDDLHKCLKCNAIFRNKSDLLDHEKAYCGNLLTFRKHEGLAAQVEETVALNRLEAEMRASIQSGVSASEDEDFTREGRDEKNSTHDDVRKIRVRTNLTDEQQAILKQHYAINPQPKREEFKKIAQEIGLHNRVVQVWFQNNRARVRRMTQTVAVYDQPLDLSTKRSASVTSSPSPSPCSISVTHSDSEEAVNLSQKSSRSTTPHRNNYLNTYPHSNCSSSSFTDFRLSPSPGELGAQKRPLAQKLNPTIPMDKLLQYNDMANTRSPILNMHMDGRAPGLSPSYERPLWGEEMLTHNDYDDEGPVLKKNKLKMEFKEGEGQFVCDQCDKTFVKQSSLARHKYEHSGQRPYKCVECPKAFKHKHHLTEHKRLHTGEKPFQCCKCLKKFSHSGSYSQHMNHRFAICKPYRD; encoded by the exons TCCGCCCTCTCGCGGGCGAGAGCAAGCCCCCGGACGAGGAGGAGGACCGCGGCTCCCCGCTGGGCCCGGGCGGCCCGTTCTCCTGCAGCCAGTGCCGCGGCGCCTACCCCACGAGAGAGCAGCTCGAGCGCCACGAGACCCTGCACTCGCCCAACACTCAG GCCTGCAAGATCTGCCACAAAAGCTTCGCAAATGTATACCGACTGCAGCGGCATATGATAAGCCACGATGAGAGCGCGAACCTTCGCAAATTCAAATGCAACGACTGCGACAAAGCCTTTAAGTTTAAGCACCATTTGAAAGAGCACCTCCGCATACATTCCGGAGAGAAGCCATTTGAATGTGCCAACTGCGGAAAGAAATTCTCGCATTCCGGCTCTTACTCTTCGCACATGACTTCTAAGAAGTGTTTGGTTATGAATCTCAAGATGGGCCGCATCAAGCCTAATAACCCTGCACTTAACCCAGACCGGAGCCCTTCACGCAAGCGCGCCAACGCAATGGCTAgccaattaaataataacatcgCCCCTAATGGAAGCTCCTTCTTACCAATCCTTCCTAAATACAACGAGGCAGCGTTCTTCGCCAACATGTCACAAGACAACGGCTTCCATCGCTCGCCGCTCGGCAGAATGCCTTTCTACATGCCTCCCGGTATGCCTATGAGCCCAGCGAATGGCATCGCCCCTTACAGCTTCCCGGCGCAACTTACCCAGTTATTTGAGCAACTCGCTTCATCACAATACCACCAAAGGAAAATAGAAAATCCTATGAGCCCAAAACGGAGCCCCCATCCAACGGATCCTGAGGACATGATCGAAGAAGTGACTGAAGAAGACGACAAGCGCTCGGAGGGAAGCGCTGAACTAGTTATGGACATCGAAGATGAAGAGGCAGTCTCTATTAAAAAAGAACGTGAGGAACGAGAATGTGACCTGAGATCACCTATTCGTAACTTAGATACCGTCcccttaaataataatggccCTGAAGCCGACAACAATCAATCTTTCAACACGATATTAGAATCCGTTAGCGCATCAGTAACTAAACATTTCTTCCGAGCTAATATGGAAAAGATGTCTCCTATGTCGGGCAGCATTTGCCCGAGCATAGAGTCGCCGCCGACCCCGCACGTCATCATTAAAGACGAGCCCGACGATTTACACAAATGCTTAAAATGCAACgctattttcagaaataaaagCGATTTATTAGACCATGAGAAGGCGTATTGTGGAAATTTATTAACTTTTAGAAAGCACGAGGGCTTGGCGGCACAGGTTGAAGAAACGGTAGCGCTTAATAGACTAGAAGCCGAAATGCGGGCATCCATCCAAAGCGGAGTCAGTGCCAGCGAGGACGAGGATTTCACAAGGGAAGGTCGCGACGAGAAAAACTCCACTCATGATGACGTTCGGAAAATCAGAGTTCGAACCAACTTAACCGACGAGCAGCAGGCTATTCTAAAACAACACTACGCTATTAACCCTCAACCAAAACGCGAGGAATTCAAAAAGATCGCTCAGGAAATCGGTCTTCATAATAGAGTAGTGCAAGTTTGGTTCCAAAATAACAGGGCGAGGGTCCGAAGAATGACACAGACCGTAGCAGTGTACGACCAGCCTTTAGACCTGTCGACCAAAAGGAGCGCGTCGGTGACGTCGAGTCCGTCACCGTCGCCCTGCAGCATTTCCGTCACACATTCCGACTCCGAGGAAGCGGTCAACCTGAGCCAGAAATCCTCGCGTAGCACCACGCCCCACCGCAACAACTACTTGAACACATACCCACATTCCAATTGTTCTTCATCGTCCTTCACCGACTTTCGCCTATCGCCGTCGCCGGGGGAGTTAGGAGCCCAGAAACGGCCTTTAGCTCAGAAACTGAACCCTACAATACCGATGGACAAGCTGTTACAATACAACGACATGGCGAATACCCGGTCGCCAATTCTTAATATGCACATGGACGGGCGCGCACCTGGGCTAAGTCCGTCGTACGAACGACCGCTGTGGGGGGAGGAGATGCTCACGCATAATGACTATGACGACGAAGGGCCGGTACTTAAGAAGAATAAGCTGAAGATGGAGTTTAAGGAGGGCGAGGGCCAGTTTGTATGCGACCAGTGCGACAAGACCTTCGTTAAACAGAGCTCGCTCGCGCGGCACAAGTACGAACACTCAG GCCAGCGACCGTACAAATGCGTGGAGTGCCCTAAAGCCTTCAAACACAAGCACCACCTGACGGAACACAAGCGGCTGCACACTGGCGAGAAGCCGTTCCAGTGCTGCAAGTGCCTCAAGAAGTTCTCGCACTCCGGCTCCTACTCCCAGCACATGAACCACCGCTTCGCCATCTGCAAACCTTACCGGGACTAG